Genomic window (Phocoena phocoena chromosome 20, mPhoPho1.1, whole genome shotgun sequence):
ACTTAAGGGGCCCCCAACACCCACCCTCAGCTCCAGCTCGCTCTGAAAGCGCAGACTCGCCCTGGCCTCTAGGCCTTTGCTTATGCAGGGACCCCAGCGTAGAATGCCTATCCTAGATTGAACCTGTCCCAGAAGTCCTAGTCCTGTGCCACCATCTCCAGAAAAACTGACGCAGGCCTCAGCTTACTCCTGTATCATCTGAAGTGAAGGGACCTCATCAATCCAGATAAATTGGGAAATACAAGCAGAAGGTCGCAGCAGAAAGGGGCCTGATAAATCAAGCCTGACCCTTCCATTTTCAAGTGGACAGGAGGGAGACTCTGCCCCAGGGCATGGAGCCTGTCAAAGGCTGAGTCTAGCTTCCAGGTTATCTGGTTCCTGCCCCTGGTGATTTCATCCTGAGGGAAAATCCAGATTACTAGCTTTAGCGCTCACTGGTTACCACCAACTTCTTTCCTTTACTTCTTGCATTCATCCATTTAGCATGCCACTCTGGACGTCCCACCTGTCAGGCAGtagagcctgggagccaagaGTATAGACCTTGGAGTCAACTCCTGGGTTACaatcctggctctgtctcttCCTAATgatggacaagttatttaatttctctgagcctcagtttctttgcaaAGTGAGAGCAATAGTTCCTCCCTCCCAGGGTTATTGAGAGGATTAAACTGGATGATGCATGGAAAGCACTGAGCATAATACTTAGCAAGTCATAACACACTCAAGAcacattagctattattactagGCTCCTTGAGATCCTAATAAAAAtaacccttgggcttccctggtggcgcagtggttgagagtccacctgccgatgcaggggacgtgggtttgtgccccgatctgggaagatcccacatgccgtggagcggctgggcccgtgagccatggccgctgagcctgtatgtccggagcctgtgctctgcaacgggagaggccacaaaaaaaaaaaaaaaaaaaaaaactcttacatagattaaaaaaattttttttaattaaaaaaatcttactgaagtatagttgatttacgtgattcagttatacatatatattctttttcattatggtttatcacaggatattgagtatagttccctgtgctatacggtagcacttcgttgttgttgttttgcactTTGTTGTTTAATCCATCAtacatataatagttttcatctgctaatcccaaactctcaatccttccctcccccacctcacctccttggcaaccacaagtctgttgtcTATACCAGTGAGTCTGTTTGTTTCGTAGGTAtcttcatttgtgtcgtattttagattccacatataagtgatatcatatggtatttggctttctctttctgacttacttcacgtagtacgataatctcaaggtccatccgtgttgctgcacatggcattatttcattcttctttatggctgagtactattccattgtgcatatgaaccacatcttctgtattcattcatcatttgatggacatttaggttgtttccatgtcttggttactgtacatagtgttgctatgaacataggggtgcgtgtatattcccaaattatagttttgtctggatatatgcccaggagtgggattgctggatcataaagcaactctagttttagtttttttttttgaggaacctccatactgttttccatagtggctacaccaatttacattcccaccaacagtgtaggagggttcccttttctccgcaccctctccagcacttaacTCTTACATAGCTTTTACTCTGTGCCTCACAACCACACAAGACAGGGGCTATTATCCTGcaagtgaggaagctgaggcacagaggagttgACTTGCCCAAGACAACCGCTAagaagtggcagggccaggattccAATCCAGGCAGCCTGGTTTAATTACATGGGTCTGGAGTTAGAGTATAATCTAGTAGAAAGTTAGGATACCCAGTTAGAATCCAATCGAAGCATATAGCAAGAGTGGCTGAAGAGTCAGACCTAGGTCTGACTCAGTGTTTGGGGTCCCCTCGGAGCTTTTTGGCCTTAGGAAAGTAAATGACCAATTCCTCTagactcagtttactcatctgagaaatgggggGGGTGGCGGTTAGAACAAGTGAATCTCTTGCAGCTCCTGTCCTTGGGAAGTAGCACTGGAAACATAACAGTGCTGGGGCAACTTGCTCCCAAGGCTCTAAGGGCCAGAAGGGGACGCTGAGTAGGAATGGCCAGAGCTCCTTGAACATATAGGTACTCCAGCTTCCCTGAGCTTTGGGGGCATCAGCCTGGAAGGGGGGCACCCTAGAAGAAAGGAGAATATAATCCAGACATTACAGGGTCACTTTCTTCAGGTTCTCACCCTGGTTGTCCTTCAGGTCATCTACCCCCTACATTCCCTGTTTATTCAAAGGAAACTGCGTGAGCTGTCTGAGGACTGGGCACTGTCACACCCACTGGCTCAGCCCTGGGGTTGGGATTGGCCTGAGACCTTAGTGACACTTGGGtaagggaggtggggcagggactAGGTTTCCCAATAGGCAGGGATTCAGACCTCTGCCCTtggctagagaaagcctgtgggtaccatggcagggagagaaggggccCTCGAGATCCCCATTGCAACTTCCTCTGTCCTGTCTGTCCTGGCTCTGAAAGCCTTGATAATAAAGAGACACTGTCCTGGACTTGGTTTCCTTTGAGATTCTCTTGGACCAGGGCCTGGGTTGAGGGGAGCTTGGGGAAAAATGATGATCCATCTGGATACTTTCCATCAGTAGTTTACTGGCTAGCTCCTTCCTGTCATTCCTCAGTGACCTCAGAGAGAGGCCCACCCAAGTTCATTCCACACCCTCTGCCTACCTGCTGTATTTTCTTTACAACACTGTCACTGGCtgtctacatttatttttgtacctGGTATTTTCTACCCTCACTAAAATGTAAACTCCACGAGGGCACAGacttttcttgttccttctctACCCCTACAAAGATTAACCTTGACCTGGCATATTGTAGCCGGTTATTAAATAATCacgaatagaaaacaaaacaaatgaaactgcCCGTCCCCGATTTTATGTTTTCTCCTCCATTTCCCATTTCCTCCCTTATGCTTCAGGTTTTCATTGTTCCCTCAGATTCCTCCTCTCCTTGTTTTTCCTCCGACatttcttctccccctccctcaagAGTCCCTcggtttttcttcccttccttcttgctgcctttattcctcttttttaaaaatttaattaattatttttggctatgttggttttcttgttgttgttgccgctcccaggctttctctagttgcagcgagcgggggctactctccgttgcggtgcccgggcttctcactgcagtggcttcccttgttgtagagcacaggctctaggcggccgggcttcagtagttgtggctcacgggctacaGCAgtggtggctcacgggctctagagcgcaggctcggtagttgtggcgcatgggtttagttgctcggcggcaatGCGGGACGTTCCCCGTCCAGGCCTcgtacctgtgtcccctgcattggccggcagattcttaaccactgcgccaccagggaagtccctattccctTCTTTCTAATGAAGTGAGTCTGGAGCCTTgatttcccctctttctctccctgcaaTTGGTGCTATAGTTTCCCGTCTCCCCTTCGCGTTGACTGTGCTTCACtctcccctttctttcctctgggATTCCTGCGCCTCGAGTCCCCCCGCCTCCGCCCTCCGAGTATCGGGTGCCTCAATTTCCCCCACTTTACCCCTCGACCCCGAGGCACCTCCCGACCGGCAACCCCAACATGGCGCCCGAAGCAGCGCTCCGCCGTCTGACGTCACCGCGCTGTCCTCCCCTCTAGAGCCTTCAAACGGAATCgctgaggaggtggaggaggaagatcCTTCAGGGGGCGTAAGGGGGCGGGCACCATCAACCCGGGGGCCGGCCGGTGAGAGAACGTCGCTGGAGGATTGGTTGGGCGCTGCGGGGGATCCAAACGTCACATATTATTGGCCCAGGGCTCGGAGACGTGAGCGTCGATTGGCAGAACGGCAGGGGCCAGACGGGCGATGATTGGGCTCATTCGCCATCGGCACGGCGGCCGacgaggaaggtgggaggggcgtTCCTGAGGGTGATTGGGGGCGAGAGCGAGGCTGCGGAGCAGGCGAGAGGAGACGGCGGGAGCTAGAGAGGGCGTAGCGCTAGGGTGGCCGCGCGAGGGGAGCTGCTGCCCGGGCCCGGGCCCGGGGGGTGCGAGACGGCTGAGGCGGGTAAGTGCGGGCGGGCGTGTGAAGGGCCGGCCgggctccccaccctccccccgcgATCTCCACTCGTCACCTCGCCTGCGCACTGAGGGCCGGAGGGGGGCGCGCGCCGGGAGATGAGGGCGGAGCGGTACCAACGGCCCGCGGGGCGCGCGGGAAGCTGGGCGGGGGCCGGGCCTGGGTGTCGGGTGGGAAAGGGGCCAGAGTCCTGGGAAGGGCGAGGAGGGACGGGGCttgggctgggggctggcaggGACCTGGGTGGTAAGGGAGGCGTTAGAGCTGCCCCCGGGAGGGTCTCCAAGGCTCCTGGGAGTACGCGGCAAAGGGCTGGGCGCTGGGACAGTCCAGGACCGAAGGAGGGTGGACGGTTAGAGGGCATAGGGTGCCCAGGGGTTTAGGCCGTGAGAACAGAGGTGGTTAAGTTACCGTAAAGAGAAACTCTAGTTATTCCTGGAGAGTTAGGCCAGTGAGAGGGGTCTTGGTGTGAAAAGATATCAGGAAATGGATGTGCCTAGAGGGGAGATTTAGAGCTGAGGGAGAGGTCCCGGTGTGAAGAATGGGGTTACATTAATGTGAAGAGTTAAACCACTGTGGGGGGGGCGCGTTGGGTACCCTTGGAATGGGTTGAGAGGGGTCTCTGTGCAAAGAAGGGTtatgttttatgttatgtgaaacTGGCGTCTGGGGATCCCTAGAATAACTTGAGGAGAAATGGTCTTTCTGAAAAGTACTAGGAATTAGGTCAAGGTGAAGAGTAGGAATTGGGGATCCCTGGAGGGGGTTAGGGTGGTGAGAGAGATCTGTGTGTTAAGCTGTGGAGGTCTGGGTAGCCACAGGGTAGTAGGATGGTCAGAGGGCCCTGGGTGTGAGGAAGAGGGGTCTGGCTATCTATCAGGGTTAGGGTGGTGGTTGGAGGGGTTTTGCCTAAGAGGGGGTTTCACGGTATTCTTAATGAGATTTGGACAGTGGGAGGGGTATGTGGGAAAGGAGTTTAAGCCATTATGAAGTATAGTCTGTATATCCTTGGATTGTAATAGGGTATTTGTGGGATCTTTTTGTGGAAAAGAGGAATTTTGATATGAAGAGAGGGTCTGAGCATCCCTGGAATGGGTTAGGGTGGGGTTGGGTCTTTTTGCAAATAAGAGGGGTTTAGGTTGATACGAAGAATGGTATCTGGGCATCCCTAGaatgggttggggtggggaggaaaggggtctttttgcaaagaagaaaagGTTAGGCTCATAATGTGAGGTGGGGGGAGTCTGTCCCAAGAATGGGTTAGGGTGGGAGGGGTCTTTTTTGCAAAGAAGAATATGTGAAGAGAGGTTCTGGGAATCGCTGAATGGCCTAGGGTGGTTGTCTATAAAGAAGGAGGGTTTAAATCAGTATGAAGAGGGGGTCTGGGTACCCCAGAGAGAATTGTAGATGATGTCTCAGTGCACAGAAGAGGTAGGTGATTAATGTGAAGGGTGTCTGGGTGCCCTGGAAACATGAGTTAGGGTGGTGGGAAGGGTCTGAATGTGAAGAAAGGATTAGGCTTTTGTGAAGATGGGTTTGGGTGTCCTGGATAGGCCCTTAGGGTTGTGGGAGTGGGCCTTGATTTGTAGAGGGAGTTAAATAATTTGAAGAGGGGGATCTGGGGATCACGGGGAAGTGGTTAAGGTTTGGAAAAGGTCTGCGTGTGGAGATGGGTTAGGCCAATGTGAGAAAAGTTTATTGATGTGAGGACCTGGGCACCAAAGGGAGAAAGTTAGCGGGTGACAAGCTGTGTACAAAGGAGGAGGGTTGCACCATGAGAGGGTGCCGAAAGTGGCAGGGCCCTGGGGCAGTTTGAGTGGTCAGGGTGTAAAAAGAGATAGAGAACCTGGGGGTGGGAGCAGAGGAGGAGTGAAGCTCTGAACAGTGGGTGGTTTGGGCCTGTGTGAGGACTCTCCCCGGCAGTTGGGGGTAGGGATGGGGTAGTATGTTGGTAAGAAGAGTCAGTGGAAGGAAATCTGACTGGAGAGGGTCCTGTGTGATGGGTTGGGGCTTTGGGCCAGCTGTGAGGCATGAAAATGAGAGATTGGACAGGTTGCAAGGATCTGGTAGGTAGAGTTTAATGCTAGTTGATGCAGAGGTGAGATTTGGGCAGATTCACTGGGAACGGACTGCGGGGAAGGTTTTGTGCTTGGTGCTCTCGTGTGTTCAGGAGAGGAAGGATTGTTAGGGAGTGGAAATATGGAAGCAAGAAGTTAGGTGGGGAAACTGATCTAGGATTTTGGTAGGGAAATgataaagggaaagaattttCCCTGGGAAGGACTGAGGAAGCAGTGGCTTAGATACAATTTGTCCCCACTTCTCCCAGCCCAGGGTCTTGCCGCCGTCATGACTGAGGAGTCAGAGGAAACAGTCCTATACATTGAGCACCGCTATGTCTGCTCTGAGTGCAACCAGCTGTATGGATCCCTGGAGGAGGTGCTCATGCATCAGAACTCCCACGTGCCCCAGCAGCACTTTGAGCTGGTGGGTGTGGCCGACCCTGGAGTCACTGTGGCCACAGAGGCAGCTTCTGGCACGGGCCTCTATCAGACCCTAGTGCAGGAGAGCCAGTACCAGTGCCTGGAGTGTGGGCAGCTGCTGATGTCGCCCAGCCAGCTTCTGGAGCACCAGGAGCTACACCTGAAGATGATGGCGCCCCAGGAGGCAGCGCCAGCTGAGCCACCACCCAAGGCGCCCCCCCTGAGCGCCAGTACCATCCACTATGAGTGTGTGGATTGCAAGGCTCTCTTCGCCAGCCAGGAGCTCTGGCTGAACCACCGGCAGACGCACCTCAGGGCCACTCCCACCAAGCCTCCGGCTCCAGTTGTCCTGGGGTCCCCAGTTGTCCTGGGGTCCCCCGTGGGCCAGGCCCGCGTGGCTGTGGAGCACTCATACCGCAAGGCggaagagggtggggaaggggcagctGTCCCCTCTGCCGCTGCCACCACCGAGGTGGTGACTGAGGTGGAGCTGCTCCTCTACAAGTGTTCTGAGTGCTCGCAGCTCTTCCAGCTGCCAGGCGACTTCCTGGAGCATCAGGCCACCCACTTCCCGGCTCCCGCCCCAGAGTCTGAGGAGCCTGCCTTGCAGCAGGAGACTCTGACCCCATCACCTGCAGAGGTGCCTGTGTCTCAGCCTGACCCCCTGCCATCCTCTGACCACAGTTATGAGCTGCGCAACGGTGAAGCCATTGGACGCGATCGCCGGGGGCGCAGGGCACGGAGGAACAACAGTGGAGAGCCGGGCGGGGCAGCCACCCAGGAGCTCTTCTGCTCAGCCTGTGACCAGCTCTTTCTCTCACCTCACCAGCTGCAGCAGCACCTGCGGAGCCACCGGGAGGGTGTCTTTAAGTGCCCCCTGTGCAGTCGTGTCTTCCCCAGCCCTTCCAGTCTGGACCAGCACCTCGGAGACCACAGCAGCGAGTCTCATTTCCTGTGTGTGGACTGTGGCCTGGCCTTTGGCACAGAGGCCCTCCTCCTGGCCCACCGGCGAGCCCACACCCCAAATCCTCTGCATTCGTGTCCATGTGGAAAGACCTTTGTCAACCTCACCAAGTTCCTTTATCACCGGCGTACCCATGGGGTTGGGGGTGTCCCTCTGCCCACAACACCAGTCCCACCGGAGGAGCCTGTCATTGGCGTCCCTGAGCCAGCCCCAGCAGAGACTGGAGAGCCAGAGGCCCCGGAGCCCCCCGCTGCTGAGGAGAGCCCAGCAGGGCCTGCTGCCCCAGGCACCTACCGCTGCCTCCTGTGCAGCCGTGAATTTGGCAAGGCGTTGCAACTGACACGGCACCAGCGTTTTGTGCACCGGCTGGAACGGCGCCATAAGTGTAGCATCTGCGGCAAGATGTTCAAGAAGAAGTCTCACGTGCGTAACCACCTGCGCACACACACAGGTGAACGGCCCTTCCCCTGCCCAGACTGCTCCAAGCCTTTCAACTCACCCGCCAACCTGGCCCGCCACCGGCTCACACACACAGGGGAGCGGCCCTACCGGTGTGGGGACTGCGGCAAGGCTTTCACACAGAGCTCCACCCTGAGGCAGCACCGCCTGGTGCATGCCCAGCACTTCCCCTACCGCTGCCAGGAGTGCGGAGTGCGTTTTCACCGCCCCTACCGCCTGCTCATGCACCGCTACCACCACACTGGCGAGTACCCCTACAAGTGTCGCGAGTGCCCCCGCTCCTTCTTGCTGCGACGGCTGCTGGAGGTTCACCAGCTTGTGGCCCATGCCGGGCGCCAGCCCCACCGCTGCTCGTCCTGTGGTGCTGCCTTCCCTTCCTCGCTGCGGCTGCATGAGCACCGCTGTGCAGCTGCCGCTGCCCAGGCCCCGCGGCGCTTCGAGTGTGGCACCTGTGGCAAGAAAGTGGGCTCCGCTGCTCGGCTGCAGGCCCACGAGGCAGCCCACGCAgctgctgggcctggggaggTCCTGGCTAAGGAGCCTCCGGCCCCTCGGGCCCCACGGGCTGCTCGCACACCAGTGGCCTCCCCAACGACCCTTGGAGGCATGGCACCTGCAGCCCCTGCGGCCCCTGCCCGACGCCGTGGCCTGGAGTGCAGCGAGTGCAAGAAGCTGTTCAGCACGGAAACGTCACTGCAGGTACACCGGCGCATCCACACAGGCGAGCGGCCATACCCGTGTCCAGACTGTGGCAAGGCCTTCCGTCAGAGTACCCACCTGAAGGACCACCGCCGCCTGCACACAGGTGAGCGGCCCTTCGCCTGTGAAGTGTGTGGTAAAGCCTTTGCCATCTCCATGCGCCTGGCAGAACATCGCCGCATTCACACGGGCGAGCGGCCCTACTCCTGCCCCGATTGTGGCAAGAGCTACCGCTCCTTCTCCAACCTATGGAAGCACCGCAAGACCCACCAGCAGCAGCATCAGGCAGCTGTGCGGCAGCAgctggcagaggcagaggctgcgGTCGGCCTGGCTGTGATGGAGACTGCAGTGGAAGCCCTGCCCCTGGTGGAGGCCATTGAGATCTACCCTCTGGCTGAGGCTGAGGGGGTCCAGATCAGTGGCTGACCCTGCCTCATGTCCCTCTTCAGCACCACCATGCCCTCTTGCTGAAGAACTTTACCATCCCCTTAAGTCTCTGTACATACTGTGCCCCTTTTCCCCCTCTCAACTGCCATGTAAGTTCTGTAACTggatttattctttcttctgaggGGGGTGCTCTAGGGTCCTTGACGTGCATAAAGGTGcccccgcccacacacacacctgttggCCCCAAGGTGAAATGGTCAATAAAGACTGAGTTGGACATTTATGTGCTTTTGTATGGCCTGGCCGTGTGGGGTGGTGGAATTTGGGAGCTGTGAGCCCCAGGTTCTTGGGTCTGACTTTTCATGGCTgcattcccagtgcctagaacagggcctggcaagTAGTGGAGCTCAGTAAACGGAAACTAAGGAGGACCTAGAGTCCATGGGCATGGCTTTCAGGGAGCAGGGACTTCACTGTGGTAGTAGATGGGGCCAGCATGGTTCTCTTGCCACTAGAGGTCCCCACAGCCCCGTAGAAAAGCCTGAAGCTGTTTCTGCTGGTGGCAGGAACATTTAGGAAAATCTTTAGGTTCTCACCACCCCTGTCCCCTTCTCTCTGGCCTGACGTGAGCCGTCTCCTCCAAGGCCATCTGATTTTCTCACTATGCATCCCTGAAGGCGAATGCAGGTCTCGGAAGGGCACGATCTCCGGGGCAGTAGAGGAGGTGGCTTCTGGGACAAGATCCAGCTGTGGGATTGGAGAAGATTCTGAGTAACAGCCTCTGGGGGTAGGAAGCCTCACAAGGGGAGGTGCTCTGACACCCACCTGGAGTTGGCCTCTGGCTCAGCCCACGGATGTTggttgtggggagaggggtggttgGGGTAGTTGACTGATGTTTGAATGCCCAATTTGTCTCAagtattttcctacatttttggGAATGATCTTCACACTGATCCCGTGAAGAGAACGTTTCGTAGGAAAGGAATCTGAAGTCAAAAgcggtgaagtgacttgcccaaggtcattcaaACCAGATAGGGCAGAGCTTGAATTTCAGTGTAGTTTGATTTGGTTTAATCACCTGTACGCATCCCTCTACACTCTTCTGCCTTCTCCATACTTGGGGGAGGGCAGTGGAGAGAGGAGATGGTGAATGTGTGCCTGGTGGAAATGCTCGGCTCCTATGCTAGTCTTTTCTCTTAAGAGCCACACTCCAAGAAAAATAACCCCCCCGCAAGGTTACTGTAGTCTTTTTGTTAGAATTCTTATCGGAACCCTAGTAAATGAGAGGTAAAGGGAAGCTGTTTGCATTGAAACGAGGGGAAAGGGAGGCCTGAGAGCTGCCCACTCAGCCTCTCCATTACTCTCGACTCCCTTCAGCAATCCTGTAGCCCTCTGTGGGCACTGGAGCTTATGCttctcttcacttttaaaaaggtaaagcACTCAGCCTTTTGATATCTCGACAGCTCCTAATGAAGTAGAGCGCTTAATATGTTAAGCAGTTGTTTTCGACCAGAGTGTGTTGATCGTGGGCACCATCTTTCAGTAACCTCATACCCTGCAGAAAGGACTCGGGCCATCTTAGCCCAGCATGCCAGAGCCCCTTAATCCACAGGTGAAGATTCATTCTCAGACTGCCTCCTTTCAGGAAGAGCTGTAACACCTAAGCTGTTGCTTAGAACAATTGGAGGATTTATCTTTGCAAAACCAGATAAAAATCAGGCTGAATCAAGGGACAGGAATGGAGGAAAAAACCCTGAGGGTCAACCCTGGTTGACCCCAAGATAAAGATGCTTTCAGCAGAGAAGCAGCTGGGTGACAGTGGAGGGGATCACCCTTCCTCTATTGTGGTTCCTTTTTAGAGCCTTTAATGAAAACTTTAGACTCCCACCCtgagaaaagtgtgtgtgtgcaaacaTGTTTATGAACAAGCCATTGTTCACCGTCACCCTACTGAAACTTCCGTGGTCCTCAGTTAGACCACTCTCCTAAAAAAGATCGCACTAATCAAACCCTTCTTGGATGCTGGGATTTGCATTGGACAGGCAAAGGTTCTTGAACTTTAATGTGTGTTAGGCAATTTCCCCAGAGATTTGGATCCAGCAAGCATGTCTTGGTGAGACCTAGGCATCTGTGTTTTGAACACAGCAATTCGGATGCAGGTGACTTGCAGACCCCACTAAAAAGAACCTTGCATTGCTTGGTTTTAGTTGGATGTGGAAGCTGCTTAAGCAGAACTGTCAAGGGGACAGAACAGTGGTCCTCTAGTGACAATATGTTCTTGACGATATGAGGCCCAAGTATGACTGTACAGGGGAGACCATGTAGAGCAGTTGAGCACGTTTACGAGGCTACAGGTGGATGCCTAGTTCAGCTCCAGAGTGCTCTCAGGTGTGGCATCTGTGCTTGTCACAGGCTGGCCTGGGTGCCAAAGACCTTTTGGGTCTGTATGGTTCTGACTGCACCCCCTACAGTCAGGGGGCTGGAACAAATGACCTTCCTCGGGGTACTACTCTGAACCTCCAGCCCAACATCCCACTGCCCCATCCCTACTGACTTGGCTTGAGAGTTGgagaagtagtttttttttttttctctcttgccaAAACGGTGCTGTactaatatattttctctttcgaAATGATCAAACCCTCTCCTACTTGTTTCCTTTCTCCTGTTCCCCTATCCCTCACTATTGAATTTGCAGAATCCCAgcacctgtgtgccaggcatacGTTAGAGCATGGAACAGTGACAAGAAGACCTGACAGCAGTGAGAAAACACACCATTTCAGATTTTCAGCAGTGAGGTCCTGGGGATCAGCCCGTGGTCTGGCCTGTGGAACGGTTGTTCCTGCCAAATGACTTAGTCGAGATGAGCACAAAAATTTGAGTGAGTGAGAGACCTAATGTCGTTCTGAAAAAGAAGTCAGGTGTGTATCTTGTACCACCAGACAACTTCAAAGTCAACTCTTTGTAAAGGGTCTTGTTAGTCCTCTGTGGATGGAGGTAGGGAACTACTCACTTGTTTCCTGCATTTCTCATAGTTCTCATTTATTGAAGCCAGCGTGCTGGAGATCTGTCCTAAGCACCtacaccatctcatttaattcttacaacccCACAGGCTACATATTGTCTCTGTGTTACAGATGTGGACACAAGTTCACGTGTTGAAGGTCATATAAAACGGCAGAACTGAGATTTAAATTCAGGAATTTGAATTCGTTCTAAGTTCCAaggcttgtttttttcttttctttttttttttggctgcattgggtcttcattgctgtgtgcaggctttctctagttgcggagagcaggggctactcttcgttggggtgcgcgggcttctcattgtggtggcttctcttgctgcagagcatgggctctagagcacaggctcagtagttgtggctcacgggctctagagcggaggctcagtagttgtggcgcatgggcttagtttctccgcggcatgtgggatcttcccggaccagggctcgaacctgtgtcccctgcattggcaggtggattcttaaccactgcaccaccagggaagccccgaggcttgtttttttaattggtgaaaaaaaaattgctcaggTCTTACTTCTGAACATTCCCTGAACAGAAGTAAAGCCCTCCCCTCCACAGCA
Coding sequences:
- the ZNF574 gene encoding zinc finger protein 574, with the protein product MTEESEETVLYIEHRYVCSECNQLYGSLEEVLMHQNSHVPQQHFELVGVADPGVTVATEAASGTGLYQTLVQESQYQCLECGQLLMSPSQLLEHQELHLKMMAPQEAAPAEPPPKAPPLSASTIHYECVDCKALFASQELWLNHRQTHLRATPTKPPAPVVLGSPVVLGSPVGQARVAVEHSYRKAEEGGEGAAVPSAAATTEVVTEVELLLYKCSECSQLFQLPGDFLEHQATHFPAPAPESEEPALQQETLTPSPAEVPVSQPDPLPSSDHSYELRNGEAIGRDRRGRRARRNNSGEPGGAATQELFCSACDQLFLSPHQLQQHLRSHREGVFKCPLCSRVFPSPSSLDQHLGDHSSESHFLCVDCGLAFGTEALLLAHRRAHTPNPLHSCPCGKTFVNLTKFLYHRRTHGVGGVPLPTTPVPPEEPVIGVPEPAPAETGEPEAPEPPAAEESPAGPAAPGTYRCLLCSREFGKALQLTRHQRFVHRLERRHKCSICGKMFKKKSHVRNHLRTHTGERPFPCPDCSKPFNSPANLARHRLTHTGERPYRCGDCGKAFTQSSTLRQHRLVHAQHFPYRCQECGVRFHRPYRLLMHRYHHTGEYPYKCRECPRSFLLRRLLEVHQLVAHAGRQPHRCSSCGAAFPSSLRLHEHRCAAAAAQAPRRFECGTCGKKVGSAARLQAHEAAHAAAGPGEVLAKEPPAPRAPRAARTPVASPTTLGGMAPAAPAAPARRRGLECSECKKLFSTETSLQVHRRIHTGERPYPCPDCGKAFRQSTHLKDHRRLHTGERPFACEVCGKAFAISMRLAEHRRIHTGERPYSCPDCGKSYRSFSNLWKHRKTHQQQHQAAVRQQLAEAEAAVGLAVMETAVEALPLVEAIEIYPLAEAEGVQISG